One Nocardioides luti DNA window includes the following coding sequences:
- a CDS encoding malate dehydrogenase, whose amino-acid sequence MSQTPLKVAVTGAAGQIGYSLLFRLASGSLLGPDRPIELRLLEITPALKALEGVVMELDDCAFPTLAGVEIGDDAEKIFDGVNLALLVGARPRGPGMERGDLLSANGAIFTAQGKALNNVAADDVRIGVTGNPANTNALIAMTNAPDIPQERFSALTRLDHNRAISQLAAKTGASVTDIKKMTIWGNHSATQYPDLFHAEVKGQNAAEAVGDQDWLENTFIPTVAKRGAAIIEARGSSSAASAASATVDAARDWLHGSAENDWVSMAVVSDGSYGVPEGLISSFPVTTKDGNWEIVQGLEIDDFSRARIDASTAELADERAAVTELGLI is encoded by the coding sequence GTGAGCCAAACGCCCCTCAAGGTGGCCGTCACCGGCGCAGCCGGCCAGATCGGTTACAGCCTGCTCTTCCGTCTCGCGAGCGGTTCGCTGCTCGGGCCGGACCGTCCCATCGAGCTGCGCCTGCTGGAGATCACCCCGGCCCTCAAGGCGCTCGAGGGCGTCGTGATGGAGCTGGACGACTGCGCGTTCCCGACCCTCGCCGGTGTCGAGATCGGCGACGACGCCGAGAAGATCTTCGACGGCGTCAACCTCGCCCTGCTCGTCGGCGCCCGCCCGCGCGGCCCCGGCATGGAGCGCGGCGACCTGCTCTCCGCCAACGGCGCGATCTTCACCGCCCAGGGCAAGGCCCTCAACAACGTGGCCGCCGACGACGTCCGCATCGGTGTCACCGGCAACCCGGCCAACACCAACGCGCTCATCGCCATGACGAACGCCCCTGACATCCCGCAGGAGCGGTTCTCGGCGCTGACCCGCCTCGACCACAACCGCGCGATCTCGCAGCTGGCCGCGAAGACCGGCGCCTCGGTCACCGACATCAAGAAGATGACGATCTGGGGCAACCACTCCGCCACGCAGTACCCCGACCTCTTCCACGCCGAGGTCAAGGGCCAGAACGCCGCCGAGGCCGTCGGCGACCAGGACTGGCTCGAGAACACCTTCATCCCGACCGTCGCCAAGCGCGGCGCCGCGATCATCGAGGCCCGGGGCTCGTCCTCGGCCGCCTCGGCCGCGTCCGCCACCGTCGACGCCGCCCGCGACTGGCTGCACGGCAGCGCCGAGAACGACTGGGTCTCGATGGCGGTCGTCTCCGACGGCTCCTACGGCGTGCCCGAGGGCCTCATCTCGTCGTTCCCCGTCACCACGAAGGACGGCAACTGGGAGATCGTCCAGGGTCTCGAGATCGACGACTTCTCGCGTGCCCGGATCGACGCCTCGACCGCCGAGCTCGCCGACGAGCGCGCCGCGGTCACGGAGCTCGGCCTGATCTGA
- a CDS encoding MIP/aquaporin family protein has translation MVDSSTRTQQLAAEALGTLVLVLLGCGFLALSGDSRDGSSATPLAFGFALVAVTFAFGRISGGHFNPAVSVAAGLSGRLAWRDVAAYAGAQVVGGVVGGLLVFAMLHGFDTFDAEGSMGQSFFGDQGFGFAVWAALLVEVVLTALFVLVHLSATDARNEQRAFAPIAIGLAFAACYFFTLPLTGGGMNPARSIGVGLFAGTDAIIQLWLFVVAPLVGAALGGLAHPALFGRDGEPVPGSGLSFDRPARPATAASAGAAAGAAAPQEEQAERAWTIEEAAAQGWHWDAQAQQWRHESEGWQPDQAAQQPQQPQQWAPDQPWSDGGAGERTQIRPSGDH, from the coding sequence ATGGTCGACTCATCCACCCGCACGCAGCAGCTGGCCGCGGAGGCACTCGGGACGCTCGTCCTCGTGCTCCTCGGCTGCGGCTTCCTCGCCCTCAGCGGCGACTCCCGCGACGGGTCCTCGGCGACCCCGCTCGCCTTCGGCTTCGCGCTGGTCGCGGTGACCTTCGCCTTCGGCCGGATCTCCGGCGGGCACTTCAACCCGGCGGTCTCCGTGGCGGCCGGCCTGAGCGGGCGGCTGGCCTGGCGCGACGTCGCGGCGTACGCCGGGGCGCAGGTCGTCGGCGGTGTCGTGGGCGGTCTGCTGGTGTTCGCGATGCTGCACGGCTTCGACACCTTCGACGCCGAGGGCTCGATGGGCCAGAGCTTCTTCGGCGACCAGGGCTTCGGCTTCGCCGTCTGGGCCGCGCTGCTCGTCGAGGTGGTGCTGACCGCGCTGTTCGTCCTGGTCCACCTGTCCGCGACCGACGCGCGCAACGAGCAGCGCGCCTTCGCCCCGATCGCGATCGGGCTGGCCTTCGCGGCCTGCTACTTCTTCACGCTGCCGCTGACCGGCGGCGGGATGAACCCCGCCCGCTCGATCGGCGTCGGCCTCTTCGCCGGCACCGACGCGATCATCCAGCTCTGGCTCTTCGTCGTCGCGCCGCTCGTCGGCGCGGCCCTCGGCGGCCTCGCCCACCCGGCGCTCTTCGGCCGCGACGGCGAGCCGGTCCCCGGATCCGGGCTCAGCTTCGACCGACCGGCCCGCCCCGCCACGGCCGCGAGCGCCGGTGCGGCCGCCGGTGCCGCCGCTCCCCAGGAGGAGCAGGCCGAGCGCGCCTGGACGATCGAGGAGGCCGCGGCGCAGGGCTGGCACTGGGACGCCCAGGCCCAGCAGTGGCGCCACGAGAGCGAGGGCTGGCAGCCCGACCAGGCCGCCCAGCAGCCCCAGCAGCCCCAGCAGTGGGCGCCCGACCAGCCGTGGTCCGACGGCGGGGCCGGCGAGCGCACCCAGATCCGCCCGTCGGGCGACCACTGA
- a CDS encoding cell division protein PerM, with the protein MTSLLPRSATAPTRSPAGSGTDARHRRPLVLIATAGGVAAAASTLLVCMALGVVGWFLSDAGAHGTPRDGLRVGALGWLLAHGSGVRVEGVAITVVPLGLTALVAWAVWRVGHRVGDSVSGHGPDADRIADGERDWTVPVASLLFAVGYAVTVGVTTSLASTAATAPSGSRAVLWSLLLCAFFGAPAIAVGSGRAAIWAAFLPPSVRASGAACLRILVSYLTVAGVVFGVAFALDLGAAASVMSQLHTDAGDATLFSVLSTAVVPNAVAFSGSYLLGPGFAVGAHTLVSPAAVVLGPMPLFPLLAALPQAGPVAGWVIGLMALPPLVAALAAARTQHRMPTLRWDEGALRGCVGGVLAGVLFGIVASLSGGSVGPGRMRMVGPFSFDVLVHAITAFGIGGLVGGLLMTWWQRRLARRSADVA; encoded by the coding sequence ATGACTTCGCTGCTCCCTCGATCTGCCACGGCCCCCACCCGCTCGCCCGCCGGCTCCGGCACGGACGCGCGGCACCGTCGGCCGCTCGTGCTGATCGCCACCGCCGGCGGCGTCGCCGCCGCGGCCTCGACGCTCCTGGTGTGCATGGCGCTCGGTGTCGTGGGCTGGTTCCTCAGCGACGCGGGCGCCCACGGGACCCCCCGGGACGGCCTGCGCGTCGGTGCCCTGGGCTGGCTGCTCGCCCACGGGTCGGGCGTGCGGGTGGAGGGTGTCGCGATCACCGTCGTGCCCCTCGGTCTCACCGCGCTGGTCGCCTGGGCGGTCTGGCGCGTCGGCCACCGGGTCGGCGACTCGGTGTCGGGGCACGGGCCGGACGCCGACCGGATCGCCGACGGCGAGCGTGACTGGACGGTCCCGGTCGCCAGCCTCCTCTTCGCGGTCGGGTACGCCGTCACCGTCGGGGTCACGACCTCGCTGGCCTCGACCGCGGCGACCGCGCCGTCCGGGTCGCGCGCGGTGCTCTGGTCGCTGCTGCTCTGCGCCTTCTTCGGCGCCCCCGCGATCGCCGTCGGCTCCGGCCGTGCCGCGATCTGGGCCGCCTTCCTGCCGCCGTCGGTCCGCGCCAGCGGCGCCGCCTGCCTGCGGATCCTGGTCTCCTACCTGACCGTCGCCGGCGTGGTCTTCGGCGTCGCGTTCGCCCTGGACCTCGGCGCCGCCGCCTCGGTGATGTCGCAGCTGCACACCGACGCCGGCGACGCGACGCTCTTCAGCGTCCTCTCGACCGCGGTCGTCCCGAACGCCGTCGCCTTCTCGGGCTCCTACCTCCTCGGCCCCGGCTTCGCGGTCGGCGCGCACACGCTGGTCTCCCCGGCCGCCGTCGTCCTCGGCCCCATGCCGCTCTTCCCCCTGCTCGCGGCCCTGCCCCAGGCCGGTCCGGTCGCCGGCTGGGTGATCGGGCTGATGGCGCTGCCGCCGCTGGTCGCCGCCCTGGCGGCCGCGCGCACCCAGCACCGGATGCCCACCCTGCGCTGGGACGAGGGCGCCCTGCGCGGCTGCGTCGGCGGCGTGCTCGCCGGCGTCCTGTTCGGCATCGTGGCCTCGCTGTCGGGCGGCTCCGTCGGTCCCGGCCGGATGCGGATGGTCGGCCCGTTCTCCTTCGACGTGCTCGTGCACGCGATCACCGCCTTCGGCATCGGCGGCCTCGTCGGCGGGCTCCTGATGACCTGGTGGCAGCGCCGCCTGGCGCGCCGTTCCGCCGACGTCGCCTGA
- a CDS encoding NADP-dependent isocitrate dehydrogenase, protein MAKIIYTHTDEAPLLATYSFLPIIQAYAAKAGVEVETRDISLAGRIIAQFPERLTDEQRIDDALAELGELATKPEANIIKLPNVSASIPQLKAAIKELQEKGYDLPNYPESPQSDEDKEIRAKYDRTKGSAVNPVLREGNSDRRAPLSVKNYAKKHPHRMGAWSADSKTNVATMGKDDFFSNEKSVVIPADDTLSIVHVAADGTETVLKDGITVLAGEVVDGTFMNVAALRRFLLEQIARAKAEGVLFSVHLKATMMKVSDPIIFGHVVQAFFPTLFEQYGEQLTAAGISPNDGLGALLGAVADLPEGDAIKATIDQGIADGPTMAMVDSDKGITNLHVPSDVIIDASMPAMIRTSGHMWGPDGEEADTLAVIPDSSYAGVYQTTIDDCRANGAFDPATMGSVPNVGLMAKAAEEYGSHDKTFEVPAAGQVRVLNAAGDVLIEHTVEPGDIWRACQTKDEPIRDWVKLAVTRARATGSPAIFWLDENRAHDANLIAKVEEYLPEHDTDGLTIEIMAPAAATAYSLERIRKGEDTISVTGNVLRDYNTDLFPILELGTSAKMLSVVPLMNGGGLFETGAGGSAPKHVQQLVKENYLRWDSLGEFFALAASLEHLAGYDDNARARVLGETLDKATGTFLENDKSPTRRIGGIDNRGSHFYLAMYWAQELARQTDDAELAADFTALSELLVSSEDAIVAELNGVQGSPADIGGYYQPDDAKADHVMRPSTTLNEALATL, encoded by the coding sequence ATGGCCAAGATCATCTACACGCACACGGACGAGGCGCCGCTGCTGGCGACGTACTCCTTCCTGCCGATCATCCAGGCGTACGCCGCCAAGGCCGGTGTGGAGGTCGAGACGCGCGACATCTCGCTGGCGGGCCGCATCATCGCCCAGTTCCCCGAGCGCCTGACCGACGAGCAGCGCATCGACGACGCGCTCGCCGAGCTGGGCGAGCTGGCCACGAAGCCCGAGGCCAACATCATCAAGCTCCCCAACGTCTCCGCCTCCATCCCGCAGCTCAAGGCCGCGATCAAGGAGCTGCAGGAGAAGGGCTACGACCTCCCGAACTACCCCGAGAGCCCGCAGTCCGACGAGGACAAGGAGATCCGGGCGAAGTACGACCGGACCAAGGGCTCCGCGGTCAACCCCGTGCTCCGCGAGGGCAACTCCGACCGGCGCGCGCCGCTGTCGGTGAAGAACTACGCGAAGAAGCACCCGCACCGGATGGGCGCCTGGAGCGCCGACTCGAAGACCAACGTCGCGACGATGGGCAAGGACGACTTCTTCTCGAACGAGAAGTCCGTCGTGATCCCCGCCGACGACACCCTCTCGATCGTGCACGTCGCGGCCGACGGCACCGAGACCGTCCTCAAGGACGGCATCACGGTCCTCGCCGGCGAGGTCGTGGACGGCACCTTCATGAACGTCGCGGCGCTGCGCCGCTTCCTGCTCGAGCAGATCGCCCGCGCCAAGGCCGAGGGCGTGCTGTTCTCGGTGCACCTCAAGGCCACGATGATGAAGGTCTCGGACCCGATCATCTTCGGCCACGTCGTGCAGGCGTTCTTCCCGACGCTCTTCGAGCAGTACGGCGAGCAGCTCACCGCCGCCGGCATCTCCCCGAACGACGGCCTGGGCGCGCTGCTCGGCGCGGTCGCCGACCTCCCCGAGGGCGACGCCATCAAGGCGACCATCGACCAGGGCATCGCCGACGGCCCGACGATGGCCATGGTCGACTCGGACAAGGGCATCACCAACCTGCACGTGCCGTCCGACGTCATCATCGACGCCTCGATGCCGGCCATGATCCGCACGTCCGGCCACATGTGGGGCCCCGACGGCGAGGAGGCCGACACCCTCGCGGTGATCCCGGACTCGTCGTACGCCGGCGTCTACCAGACGACCATCGACGACTGCCGCGCGAACGGCGCCTTCGACCCGGCCACCATGGGCTCGGTCCCGAACGTCGGCCTGATGGCCAAGGCGGCCGAGGAGTACGGCTCGCACGACAAGACCTTCGAGGTCCCGGCCGCCGGCCAGGTCCGGGTCCTCAACGCGGCCGGCGACGTGCTCATCGAGCACACCGTCGAGCCCGGTGACATCTGGCGCGCCTGCCAGACCAAGGACGAGCCGATCCGCGACTGGGTCAAGCTCGCCGTCACCCGCGCCCGCGCGACCGGCTCGCCGGCGATCTTCTGGCTGGACGAGAACCGCGCCCACGACGCCAACCTGATCGCGAAGGTGGAGGAGTACCTCCCCGAGCACGACACCGACGGGCTGACCATCGAGATCATGGCGCCGGCCGCGGCCACGGCGTACTCCCTCGAGCGGATCCGCAAGGGCGAGGACACCATCTCGGTCACCGGCAACGTGCTCCGCGACTACAACACCGACCTGTTCCCGATCCTCGAGCTCGGCACGTCGGCGAAGATGCTGTCGGTCGTCCCGCTGATGAACGGCGGCGGCCTCTTCGAGACCGGTGCCGGCGGCTCGGCGCCCAAGCACGTGCAGCAGCTGGTCAAGGAGAACTACCTGCGCTGGGACAGCCTCGGCGAGTTCTTCGCGCTGGCCGCGTCGCTCGAGCACCTCGCGGGCTACGACGACAACGCGCGGGCCAGGGTGCTGGGGGAGACCCTGGACAAGGCGACCGGCACGTTCCTCGAGAACGACAAGTCGCCCACGCGCCGCATCGGCGGGATCGACAACCGCGGCTCGCACTTCTACCTGGCGATGTACTGGGCCCAGGAGCTGGCCAGGCAGACCGACGACGCCGAGCTGGCCGCCGACTTCACGGCGCTCTCCGAGCTCCTGGTCAGCAGCGAGGACGCCATCGTCGCCGAGCTGAACGGCGTGCAGGGCTCGCCGGCCGACATCGGCGGCTACTACCAGCCCGACGACGCCAAGGCCGACCACGTGATGCGGCCGTCGACGACGCTGAACGAGGCGCTCGCGACGCTCTGA
- the purN gene encoding phosphoribosylglycinamide formyltransferase — MPPTSPARLVVLVSGAGTNLQALLDACADPAYGARVVAVGADRDDIEGLERAERAGVPTFVKKVGQFSSRDHWDRALADTVAGFDPDLVVLAGFMKLVGEEFLGRFGGSVVNTHPALSPSFPGMHGPGDALEYGVKVTGCTLFVVDAGVDTGPILAQSVVAVEDDDTVEALHERIKVAERAMLVDTVGRMAREGFVVDGRRVRFGRTSS; from the coding sequence GTGCCTCCCACCTCTCCCGCGCGCCTGGTCGTGCTCGTCTCGGGCGCCGGCACCAACCTCCAGGCCCTGCTCGACGCGTGCGCGGACCCGGCGTACGGCGCCCGCGTGGTCGCCGTCGGCGCCGACCGCGACGACATCGAGGGCCTGGAGCGCGCAGAGCGCGCCGGGGTGCCGACCTTCGTCAAGAAGGTCGGGCAGTTCAGCAGCCGCGACCACTGGGACCGCGCGCTGGCCGACACCGTCGCCGGCTTCGACCCGGACCTGGTCGTGCTGGCCGGCTTCATGAAGCTGGTCGGCGAGGAGTTCCTCGGCAGGTTCGGCGGGTCGGTCGTCAACACCCACCCCGCGCTCTCGCCGTCGTTCCCCGGGATGCACGGGCCGGGCGACGCCCTGGAGTACGGCGTCAAGGTCACCGGCTGCACGCTCTTCGTCGTCGACGCCGGCGTCGACACCGGGCCGATCCTGGCCCAGTCGGTCGTGGCGGTGGAGGACGACGACACGGTCGAGGCGCTCCACGAGCGGATCAAGGTCGCCGAGCGCGCGATGCTCGTCGACACCGTCGGCCGGATGGCCCGCGAGGGCTTCGTCGTCGACGGCCGCCGGGTGAGGTTCGGCCGGACCTCCTCCTAG
- a CDS encoding bifunctional methylenetetrahydrofolate dehydrogenase/methenyltetrahydrofolate cyclohydrolase codes for MTAQKLDGTATLKAIKAELADRVSKLREQGVVPGLGTVLVGDDPGSHWYVGAKHKDCAEIGIESIRVDLPATATQAEVEAEIDRLNADPACTGFLVQQPTGLDEFALLSRVDADKDVDGLHPVSLGKLVLGEEGSLPCTPVGCIELLRRHDVPIAGAEVVVVGRGLTVGRPLGLLLTRRTENATVTLCHTGTRDLATHVRNADIVVAAAGVPGIITGAMVKPGAAVLDVGVSRVDGKIAGDVADDVWDVAGWVSPNPGGVGPMTRAMLLSNIVLMAEKALG; via the coding sequence ATGACTGCACAGAAGCTCGACGGCACCGCCACCCTCAAGGCGATCAAGGCCGAGCTCGCCGACCGCGTCAGCAAGCTCCGCGAGCAGGGCGTCGTCCCCGGGCTCGGGACCGTCCTGGTCGGCGACGACCCGGGCTCGCACTGGTACGTCGGCGCCAAGCACAAGGACTGCGCCGAGATCGGCATCGAGTCGATCCGCGTCGACCTGCCGGCGACCGCCACGCAGGCCGAGGTGGAGGCCGAGATCGACCGGCTCAACGCCGACCCGGCGTGCACCGGCTTCCTGGTCCAGCAGCCCACGGGCCTCGACGAGTTCGCGCTGCTCTCGCGGGTCGACGCCGACAAGGACGTCGACGGCCTGCACCCGGTCAGCCTCGGCAAGCTCGTCCTGGGCGAGGAGGGCTCGCTGCCCTGCACGCCGGTCGGGTGCATCGAGCTGCTGCGCCGCCACGACGTCCCGATCGCGGGCGCCGAGGTCGTCGTCGTCGGCCGCGGGCTCACCGTCGGCCGCCCGCTGGGGCTCCTGCTCACCCGGCGTACCGAGAACGCGACGGTGACCCTGTGCCACACCGGCACCCGGGACCTCGCCACGCACGTGCGCAACGCCGACATCGTCGTGGCCGCCGCGGGGGTGCCCGGCATCATCACCGGCGCCATGGTCAAGCCGGGCGCCGCGGTGCTCGACGTGGGTGTCTCGCGGGTCGACGGCAAGATCGCCGGCGACGTCGCGGACGACGTGTGGGACGTGGCCGGCTGGGTGTCGCCGAACCCGGGCGGCGTCGGTCCGATGACCCGCGCCATGCTGCTCTCGAACATCGTGCTGATGGCCGAGAAGGCCCTGGGCTGA
- the purH gene encoding bifunctional phosphoribosylaminoimidazolecarboxamide formyltransferase/IMP cyclohydrolase, whose protein sequence is MPENPENRIAIRRALVSVYDKSGLEDLVRGLHEAGVALVSTGGSAALIEKAGIPVTKVEDLTGFPECLDGRVKTLHPKVHAGILADRRLETHVQQLADLGVEPFDLVVSNLYPFTQTVASGASPDECVEQIDIGGPSMVRAAAKNHPSVAIVTSPARYADVLTAVGVGGFTLADRKRLAAEAFVHTASYDVAVATWMGNVLTDTTDGSGAPAWMGGTWERQSVLRYGENPHQAAVLYTNDLGPGLAQATQLHGKEMSYNNYVDADAARRAAYDFDEPAVAIIKHANPCGIAVGADVADAHRKAHACDPVSAFGGVIATNVPVSVEMARQVAEVFTEVVVAPAYDDGAVEVLAAKKNIRVLQCVPAVRGGVELRPVSGGLLAQERDAVDAPGDDPTTWTLATGEAASDEVLADLAFAWKACRAVKSNAILLAKDGASVGVGMGQVNRVDSCKLAVQRAGDRSTGAVAASDAFFPFEDGPQILIDAGVAAIVQPGGSVRDELTVEAAKAAGVTMYFTGTRHFAH, encoded by the coding sequence GTGCCCGAAAACCCCGAGAACCGCATCGCGATCCGACGCGCCCTCGTCTCCGTCTACGACAAGTCCGGGCTCGAGGACCTCGTCCGCGGGCTCCACGAGGCCGGCGTCGCGCTGGTCTCAACCGGCGGCTCCGCCGCGCTGATCGAGAAGGCCGGCATCCCGGTCACCAAGGTCGAGGACCTGACGGGCTTCCCCGAGTGCCTCGACGGCCGCGTCAAGACGCTGCACCCGAAGGTGCACGCCGGCATCCTGGCCGACCGCCGCCTCGAGACCCACGTGCAGCAGCTGGCCGACCTGGGTGTCGAGCCGTTCGACCTCGTGGTCTCCAACCTGTACCCCTTCACCCAGACCGTCGCCTCCGGCGCCTCGCCCGACGAGTGCGTCGAGCAGATCGACATCGGCGGCCCGTCGATGGTCCGCGCCGCGGCCAAGAACCACCCGTCGGTCGCGATCGTCACGTCCCCGGCGCGGTACGCCGACGTGCTGACCGCTGTCGGCGTCGGCGGCTTCACGCTCGCGGACCGCAAGCGGCTCGCCGCGGAGGCGTTCGTCCACACCGCGTCGTACGACGTCGCCGTCGCGACCTGGATGGGCAACGTGCTCACCGACACCACCGACGGCTCGGGTGCGCCCGCCTGGATGGGTGGCACGTGGGAGCGCCAGTCGGTGCTCCGCTACGGCGAGAACCCCCACCAGGCCGCGGTGCTCTACACCAACGACCTCGGCCCCGGGCTCGCGCAGGCGACCCAGCTGCACGGCAAGGAGATGTCGTACAACAACTACGTCGACGCCGACGCGGCCCGCCGGGCGGCCTACGACTTCGACGAGCCGGCGGTCGCGATCATCAAGCACGCGAACCCGTGCGGCATCGCCGTCGGCGCCGACGTGGCCGACGCGCACCGCAAGGCGCACGCCTGCGACCCGGTCTCGGCGTTCGGCGGCGTGATCGCCACCAACGTGCCGGTCTCGGTCGAGATGGCCCGGCAGGTCGCCGAGGTGTTCACCGAGGTCGTCGTGGCCCCGGCGTACGACGACGGGGCCGTCGAGGTGCTCGCCGCGAAGAAGAACATCCGCGTGCTGCAGTGCGTGCCCGCCGTCCGCGGCGGCGTCGAGCTGCGCCCCGTGTCCGGTGGCCTGCTCGCGCAGGAGCGCGACGCGGTGGACGCCCCCGGCGACGACCCGACCACCTGGACCCTCGCCACCGGCGAGGCAGCCTCCGACGAGGTGCTCGCCGACCTCGCCTTCGCGTGGAAGGCCTGCCGCGCGGTCAAGTCCAACGCGATCCTGCTCGCCAAGGACGGCGCCTCGGTCGGCGTCGGCATGGGCCAGGTCAACCGGGTCGACTCGTGCAAGCTCGCCGTGCAGCGCGCGGGGGACCGCTCGACCGGCGCCGTCGCCGCGTCGGACGCGTTCTTCCCCTTCGAGGACGGCCCGCAGATCCTCATCGACGCCGGCGTCGCCGCGATCGTGCAGCCCGGCGGCTCGGTCCGCGACGAGCTGACCGTCGAGGCCGCCAAGGCGGCCGGCGTGACGATGTACTTCACCGGCACGCGGCACTTTGCTCACTGA
- a CDS encoding RNA polymerase sigma factor — MDEQQFDDFYAASFQRITGQVYAMIGNRDEAQECVQEAFVRAWAHRRKLQQAEHPEAWVRTTAYRLAVSRWRRTVRGRRPVDRAVGAATETAAPSESHVALVAALKQLPEAQRQALVLHHIADLPVHAVAAEVGVPEGTIKARLSRGRAALAALLTDETGLQEGAHHV, encoded by the coding sequence ATGGACGAGCAGCAGTTCGACGACTTCTACGCCGCGTCGTTCCAGCGGATCACGGGGCAGGTCTACGCCATGATCGGCAACCGGGACGAGGCGCAGGAGTGCGTCCAGGAGGCGTTCGTCCGTGCCTGGGCGCACCGCCGCAAGCTCCAGCAGGCCGAGCACCCGGAGGCGTGGGTCCGCACCACGGCGTACCGCCTGGCGGTGAGCCGCTGGCGGCGCACCGTGCGCGGCCGGCGACCGGTGGACCGCGCCGTCGGCGCCGCCACCGAGACCGCCGCCCCGAGCGAGAGCCACGTCGCCCTGGTGGCGGCGCTCAAGCAGCTCCCGGAGGCCCAGCGGCAGGCGCTGGTGCTCCACCACATCGCCGACCTGCCCGTGCACGCCGTGGCGGCCGAGGTCGGCGTGCCCGAGGGCACGATCAAGGCGCGGCTCAGCAGGGGACGCGCGGCGCTCGCCGCGCTCCTGACCGACGAGACCGGACTCCAGGAGGGAGCACACCATGTCTGA
- a CDS encoding DUF3017 domain-containing protein, whose translation MPDPGSDPASDPAPEEQPPPFEELPFEEHVEDEPRRYPSTIGGLFYLVVLAATAVGIGIVWTGNWRLGTNWMAGALIFAALIRLVLPRRDAGMLAVRHRVFDCLLLAGVGGLLIFLAATIPNQPV comes from the coding sequence GTGCCGGACCCTGGGTCCGACCCGGCCTCCGACCCGGCTCCGGAGGAGCAGCCGCCGCCGTTCGAGGAGCTGCCCTTCGAGGAGCACGTCGAGGACGAGCCGCGCCGCTACCCCTCGACGATCGGCGGGCTGTTCTACCTCGTGGTGCTGGCCGCGACGGCGGTCGGCATCGGCATCGTCTGGACGGGCAACTGGCGCCTCGGCACGAACTGGATGGCGGGGGCGCTGATCTTCGCGGCCCTGATCCGCCTGGTGCTGCCGCGGCGCGACGCCGGGATGCTCGCGGTGCGCCACCGCGTCTTCGACTGCCTGCTGCTCGCGGGCGTCGGGGGACTGCTGATCTTCCTGGCGGCGACGATCCCGAACCAGCCCGTCTGA
- the sucD gene encoding succinate--CoA ligase subunit alpha, whose product MSIYLNKDSKVIVQGITGGEGTKHTALMLKCGTQVVGGVNARKAGTTVAHKDADGNDVELPVFGSVKEAMAETGADVSVAFVPPAFTKDACLEAIDAGIGLLVVITEGVPVQDTAEVWAYLDGKSTRMIGPNCPGIITPGEALAGITPATIAGSGPIGLVSKSGTLTYQMMFELRDFGFSTAIGIGGDPIVGTTHIDALEAFEADPDTKAIVMIGEIGGDAEERAAAYIKEHVTKPVVGYVAGFTAPEGKTMGHAGAIVSGSSGTAQAKKEALEAAGVKVGKTPSETASLMRDILNGL is encoded by the coding sequence ATGTCTATCTACCTGAACAAGGACTCCAAGGTCATCGTCCAGGGCATCACCGGCGGTGAGGGCACCAAGCACACCGCGCTGATGCTCAAGTGCGGCACCCAGGTCGTCGGCGGCGTCAACGCCCGCAAGGCCGGCACCACCGTGGCCCACAAGGACGCCGACGGCAACGACGTCGAGCTCCCCGTCTTCGGCTCCGTCAAGGAGGCGATGGCCGAGACCGGCGCCGACGTGTCGGTGGCCTTCGTGCCCCCGGCCTTCACCAAGGACGCCTGCCTCGAGGCCATCGACGCCGGCATCGGCTTGCTCGTGGTCATCACCGAGGGCGTGCCCGTGCAGGACACGGCCGAGGTCTGGGCCTACCTGGACGGCAAGAGCACCCGGATGATCGGGCCGAACTGCCCCGGCATCATCACGCCCGGCGAGGCGCTGGCCGGCATCACGCCGGCCACGATCGCGGGCTCCGGCCCGATCGGCCTGGTCTCGAAGTCCGGCACGCTGACCTACCAGATGATGTTCGAGCTGCGGGACTTCGGCTTCTCGACCGCCATCGGCATCGGCGGCGACCCGATCGTCGGCACCACGCACATCGACGCCCTCGAGGCGTTCGAGGCGGACCCCGACACCAAGGCGATCGTGATGATCGGCGAGATCGGCGGCGACGCCGAGGAGCGGGCGGCGGCCTACATCAAGGAGCACGTGACCAAGCCCGTCGTCGGGTACGTCGCGGGCTTCACCGCCCCCGAGGGCAAGACGATGGGCCACGCCGGCGCGATCGTCTCCGGCTCGTCCGGCACCGCGCAGGCCAAGAAGGAGGCCCTCGAGGCCGCCGGGGTCAAGGTCGGCAAGACGCCGTCCGAGACCGCCTCGCTGATGCGGGACATCCTCAACGGGCTCTAG